The Actinomadura sp. WMMB 499 genome includes a window with the following:
- a CDS encoding glycerophosphodiester phosphodiesterase family protein — MTRTVEATRTVELHGHRGARGLLPENTLPGFAHALDLGVDAVELDVGLSADGVVVLGHDQVLSPVTLTDTGPAHPGDPAFPYVGKAVRDLTLAQLRTLDAGVRRPGDAFAVTQRAVPGTPIPTLAEVCALVAPSGADLAVELKTDPSWPDAEVARFVAAVADVLHGAGLAARSRLLAFDWRVLARTPASWAGSRSPNARPSSPAARGSRDTPPATPSPRRSPRARPPCRPSTRSPPPASWTTPTPPGCPSPCGR, encoded by the coding sequence GTGACCCGTACCGTCGAGGCGACCCGTACCGTCGAGCTGCACGGCCACCGCGGCGCCCGGGGCCTGCTGCCGGAGAACACCCTCCCCGGCTTCGCGCACGCGCTGGACCTGGGCGTCGACGCCGTCGAGCTCGACGTGGGCCTGTCGGCCGACGGCGTCGTCGTCCTCGGCCACGACCAGGTCCTGTCGCCGGTGACGCTCACCGACACCGGCCCCGCGCACCCGGGCGACCCGGCCTTCCCCTACGTGGGGAAGGCCGTCCGCGACCTCACCCTCGCGCAGCTCCGGACCCTCGACGCGGGCGTCCGCCGCCCCGGCGACGCGTTCGCCGTCACCCAGCGGGCCGTCCCCGGAACGCCGATCCCGACCCTCGCGGAGGTCTGCGCACTGGTCGCACCGTCCGGGGCCGACCTCGCCGTCGAACTCAAGACCGACCCGAGCTGGCCGGACGCCGAGGTGGCGCGGTTCGTCGCCGCCGTCGCGGACGTCCTGCACGGTGCCGGTCTCGCCGCTCGCAGCCGCCTGCTGGCCTTCGATTGGCGCGTCCTCGCCCGCACCCCCGCGAGCTGGGCCGGGTCGCGCTCGCCGAACGCAAGACCCTCGTCCCCGGCAGCCCGTGGCTCGCGGGACACCCCGCCCGCGACCCCGTCTCCTCGGCGGTCGCCGCGGGCGCGACCGCCCTGTCGCCCGAGCACGCGATCACCACCCCCGGCCTCGTGGACGACGCCCACGCCGCCGGGCTGCCCGTCGCCGTGTGGACGGTGA
- a CDS encoding glycerophosphodiester phosphodiesterase, with translation MSPEHAITTPGLVDDAHAAGLPVAVWTVNDPEDIARFAKYGVDAIVTDYPDVAADVLAAAAAPLEA, from the coding sequence CTGTCGCCCGAGCACGCGATCACCACCCCCGGCCTCGTGGACGACGCCCACGCCGCCGGGCTGCCCGTCGCCGTGTGGACGGTGAACGACCCCGAGGACATCGCCCGATTCGCGAAGTACGGCGTGGACGCGATCGTCACCGACTACCCCGACGTCGCGGCGGACGTCCTGGCGGCCGCCGCCGCACCGCTCGAGGCGTAG